CCAGCAGCGCGTCGGTGCGGCTGATCTTGAGGGTGCCGGTCAGGTAGTTGATGGAGAACACGCCGAAGATGTTGAAGAACACCCCGTCGATGTAGCGCGCGCCCATGCCCTTGAGCACGTTGCCCGGATAGCGCCGCAGCATGTCCATGAACGGAATGCGCAGCTCGGCGTTGCGCGCCTTCACAGCCGCGAACTCCGGCGTCTCCTGCACGTGCAGGCGGATGTACATGCCCACCCCCACCATCACGCCGGAAATCAGGAACGCGATGCGCCAGCCCCATGCGAGGAACTGCTCGTCGGTCAGCAGCCATGACAGGAGCGCTACCACGCCCGAGGCCATGCACAGGCCGATGGCCAGCCCGATCTGCGGCAGCGAGGCATAGAAGCCGCGCTTGCCCTTCGGCGCGTATTCGTACGCCATCAGCACCGCGCCGCCCCATTCGCCGCCCAGCCCGATGCCCTGCGCCACGCGCAGCAGCAACAACAGCAAGGGCGCTGCGATGCCGATCTGCGCGTAAGTGGGCACCAGGCCGATCAGGAAGGTGGCCACGCCCATGATCATCAAGGTGATGATGAGCATGCTCTTGCGGCCGATCTTGTCGCCGAAATGGCCGAAGATCACGCCGCCCAGCGGCCGCGTGACAAAGCCCACCGCGAACGTGGTGTAGGCCAGCAGGGTCGACACCACCGGGTCGCTGCCCGGGAAGTAGAGCTTGTTGAACACGATGCCGGCCACCACGCCGTACAGGAAGAAGTCGTACCACTCGATGGTGGCGCCCACCAGGGCCGAAACCACCACCCTGCGAATCGCTTTCTCGTCGCTTGCGCTCATGTCTTTGTCTCCGATGTGGTTGTCGCGGCGGCTGCCGCCCTCACGTCCTCTCTGATCATGTCGACGGCCTTCTCGGCCATCATCACGGCGGGTGCGTTGGTGTTGCCCGACACCAGCGTGGGCATGGCCGAGCAGTCGATCACGCGCAGCCCGGCCACGCCGTGTACGCAGAGGCGCGCATCGACCACCGCGAGCGGATCGTTGCCCATGCGGCAGGTGCCCGTGGGGTGAAAGATGGTGGCGCCGTTGTTGCGGCAGAACTCCAGCAGGTCGGCGTCGCTCGCGGCATCGGGGCCGGGCTTCACCTCGCGCTTCACGTAGGGCTGCATCGCGGGCGATTGCGCAATGGCGCGCGCTGCCTTCACGCCGGCCACGGTGGTCGCGCGGTCGAGCTCGGTGGCCAGGTAGTTGGGCTGCATCTCGGGCGGCTCGGCCGCGTCGAGCGAGCGGATGCGCACATGGCCGCGCGACTCGGGCCGCAACTGGCACACCGACATCGTGAAGCCCGAGTACGGATGCACCTTGCCGCCCGCCATGTCGGCCGAGAGCGTGGCCACGTGGAACTGGATGTCGGGCGTGGCGGCCACCGGCCGGCCGCTGTCGTCCTTCAGCGCGCGCATGAAGCAGCCGCCCTGGTTGATCCCCACCGCGAGCGGGCCGGTGCGGCGCGCCAGCCATTCCAGGCCCATGCTCGCCTGGCCGAACCAGGAGTTGAGCTGGTCGTTGGTGGTGATGGGCTTGCTGCATTCGTAGCCCAGCCGGATCTGCAGATGGTCCTGCAGGTTCTCGCCCACGCCCGGCAGCACATGCACCGGCGCGATGCCCATGCGCTCGAGCAGCGCGCGCGGGCCGATGCCCGAGAGCTGCAGCAGCTGCGGCGACTGGATCGAACCCGCCGAAAGCAGCACCTCGGCGCGGCAGCGCGCGGTCTTTGTCTCTCCGCCCTGGCGGTAGCTCACGCCCACGGCGCGCCGGCCGTCGAACACCAGCCGGTTGGCCAGCGCCTCCGTCTCGATGCGCAGATTGGGCCGGTTCCGCGCCGGCACCAGGTAGGCCTTGGCCGTGCTGCAGCGCCAGCCCTTGTGCGTGGTGAGCTGGTAGTAGCCCGCGCCTTCCTGAGCGGCGCCGTTGAAGTCGTCGGTGCGCGGCACGCCGATCTGCTGCGCGCCGCCGATGAAGGCCTCGATGAGTTCGTGCTTCGCCGCGATGTCCGACACCTTCAGCGGCCCGTCGCCGCCATGGAAGGCGCTCGCGCCGCGCTGGTTGCCTTCGGAGCGGATGAAGTAGGGCAGCACGTCGTCGTAGCCCCAGCCCGCATTGCCGAGCGCGGCCCAGTGGTCGTAGTCCTCCCGCTGGCCGCGGATGTAGATCAGCCCATTGATCGCGCTCGAACCGCCCAGCGTCTTGCCCCGGGGCCAGTAGATGCGCCGGCCGTTCATGTTCGGGTCGGGGTCGGTCTCGAAGCGCCAGTTGTAGGTGGGGCTCCACATCGTCTTGCCGTAGCCGATGGGCAGGTGGATCCAGAGCGACCTGTCCACCGGGCCCGCTTCGAGCAGCAGCACGCGCGTGGCCGGGTCTTCGCTCAGCCGGCCGGCCAGCACGCAGCCGGCCGAACCGGCGCCCACTACGATGTAGTCGAACTCTTCATCACGCATGCATGGCACCCGGGGAGTGGAACAATCGCTTGGCTTGCTTGCATCCTAGGTTAATGTTTTTCGGAACGCAATGTTCCATTTTTAAGGTTTACCCGCATGCCACGTTCCGCGCGCTCCGCAGCCGCCGTGTCTTCGCCATCGCTTTCCGTGCCTGCCGCGGAGGAGCCGGCCTCCGGCTCGTCGGCCGAGCGCAGCCTTCGCCTGCTGGCCTTGCTGGCCAGCGAAGGCCGCGCCCTCACGCTCGCCGAGCTGGCCGCGCAGCTGGGGCTGCCCAAGGGCACGGCACACCGCATCTGCACCCAGCTGCTGGCCACCGGCTTCCTGGCGCGCGACGTGGACGAGCGTTCGTTCAGCGTCGGCCCCGCGCTGCGCAAGCTCGCCTTCGACACCCTGAACCATGGCACGGTGCGCGGCCTGCGGCACCAGGTGCTGTCCGAACTCGTGCGGCAGGTCGGCGAGACCTGCAACCTCACCACGCTCGACGGCGCCCAGGTGCTCTACCTCGACCGCGTGGAGGCGCAGTGGCCGCTGCGGCTCACGCTCGACGTCGGTTCGCACGTGCCGCTGCACTGCACCGCGAGCGGCAAGCTGTTCCTGGCGCAGATGCCCAAGAAGGAGCGCGATGCGCTCATCGACCGGCTGCCGCTCGCGCGCATGACGGCCAACACGCTCGTCAAGCCCGATGCGCTGCGCGCCGAGTGCGATGCGATCGCCAGGCGCGGCTATTCGCGCGACTGCGAGGAATTCATCGCGGGGCTGGTGGCCGTGGCCGTGCCGGTGCGCGATGCGGCAGGGCAGGTGCGCGCGGCGCTCGCAGTGCATGCGCCGACCGCGCGCATGTCGATGGAAGAAGCGGTGAAGCGCATCGATGCGCTCAAGGCCGCCGCGGCGCGAATGAGCACACTGCTCTGAGCCCGGGCCCTTCGCCGCCGGCGCGCCGCCTCAGCGCCACTGCAGCAGCAGCGACCACGGCTGCCAGCTCATGTGGCGGTCGGTGCAGCCCGCCGCACCGATGTCGCAGCCGGCGGGCAGGTAGCTGGGATCGAGGGTCCGCGTGCCGGGCGCGAAGTCCAGCCGCCTGCGCGTGACCGACTGCAGCACGTTGCCGCCGATGGTGTCGAAGCCCCGGTCGTCGACCTTCACCACCACGTCGCAGTGCATCGGCAGCGGCTCGCCGCCCGTGGCCCGCGCCGCCAGCACGCCGCCGATCCCTTCGAAGCTGTCGAGCTCCGATGCCGCGCTGCGCGCATGGCAGGCCAGGTCGCCCACGCGCGGCGGCGTGTGCGCGAGATCGCAGGCCCGCATCGCGTAGCGCGTCTCGAGGCCAGCCGCCTCGGCCGCGCCGGCCTGCCAGGCGGCGCCCGCGTAGTCCGCATGCGCTTCCGAGAACACGAATTCGTCCGCGCCCAGTCCCGCCTGCTGCGCGAGCCAGCTCACGAAAGCCGCCGACCATGGCGTGTCGATCGCCGCCACGCGGTTCACCGCGGTGGCCATCGCGCGCAGCTCGGCCGCGTCGAGGCCCTGGTCCGGCCCCACGCCCAGTCCCTGCAGGTGCGAGGCGCTGGCCTGGTTGAGCGCCTGCTGCAGCAGCGTGCGGTCGGCTGGCTGCAGCGCGCCGAAGCGCACCAGCGACGGCAGCGGAGTGCGAGGTTGCGCTACCGCCTCCCAATAGCCGAGCACGCGCTGCCACGGCGCGGGGGCTGCGAGCGTGGGACGCGAATCCTCGGCCTCTGAACGGCCGGGCTCGACGAGCCGCCCTTCGGCGTCCATCGTCTGTGCGCCGAAGGCTTCGTGCTCGCGCTGCGCGGCGTCGGCCATCGCAAGGGCACGCGCGGGTGGCGGCGTCCGCACGGCGGTGTCCAGGCATGCCGATTCGGCCGCGGCAGCTGCCGATGCGAGCAGAAGCACCGCGGCCGCCGCCAGCGTGCGCGCCGGTGGCCCAGGAAAGAATGATGAAGAAGGCAGCATGTCGTGCGCAGCATAGCCAGGCCAGAGCGATGCGGCAGTGCCCACACGGCCGCCGCCGTCATGCCCCGAACAGCGGCAGCAGCTTCAGGCGCTGCACTTTGCCAGACGGGCCTCGCGGCAGGTCGGTGACAAAGCGGTAGTGGCCCGGCGCCTTGTAGCGGCCGAGCGTGTCGGCGCAGAAGGCGCGCAGTTCGTCCTCAGTGCAGGCGCAGCCTTCGCGCAGCACGATGCACACGCCGATCTCCTGGCCGTAGTGGCGGTCGGGCACGCCGACGGCCGCCGCCTCGAGCACCGCGGGATGCCGCAGCAGCGCCTCGTCGATCTCGCGCGGCGCGATGTTCTCGCCGCCCTTGATGATCAGCTCCTTGATGCGGCCGGTCACGAAGAAGAAGCCATCCGCATCGCGGTGGCCGAGATCGCCGGTGCGCAGCCATCCATCGGGCGTGAAGCTCGCGCGCGTGGCTTCGTCGTTCTTGTAGTAGCCGCGCATCACGTTGGCGCCGCGGATCGCCAGCTCGCCGGTCGTGCCGTCGGGCACCTCGGCCAGCGCGGCGTCGATGACCCGCGCCTCGCAGCCCGAGGCGCGGCCCACCGAGCCCAGCTTGCGCAGCGCGGGGTCGAGCGGGTTGGAGAAGGACGGCGCCGCGGTTTCGGTGAGCCCCATGGTTTCGACGATGCCGATGCCGAACTTCTGCTCGAAGGCGCGGTGGTGCTCCGGCGGCAGCGCGGCCGATGCCGAGCGGCAGAAGCGGATGGACGCGGTCTGTGCGGGCCGCGGCTCTTCGCCTTCGAGCAGGTACGAGATCATGGTGGGCACCACGTTGATCCAGCTGCACCCCGTGCCCGACGCCTGCTCCCAGAAGCGGCCGGCCGAGAACTTCGGTGGCATCGCGAGGCTGCCGCCATGGGCGAGCGGCGCGAGCATGGTCACGGCGAAGGCGTTGATGTGATAGAGCGGCAACACGGCCAGCACGCGGTCGGTGGGCTGCAGCGCGTGCTCGGCGCTGATCGCATGCGCGTTGGCCGTGAGGTTGCCCTGCGTGAGCATCACGCCCTTGGGCATGCCGGTGGTGCCGGAGGTGTACATCAGCAGGGCCACGTCGCCGGCCGCGGGTTGCGGCGTTTCCTCGTCGGGCGGTGCCTGCGCCTCGCCCGGCAGTGCATCGGCGTCGGGGCTGGCGACCAGCACCTCGACCGGCCGGCCGATGCCTTCGAGCATCGCGCGCACGCGTGCTTCCCATTCGGGCGCGACACACACCACGCGGCAATCCGAATGTGCGAGCACGTAGCGCATCTGCTCGGGCTGCGACAGCAGGTTGACCGGGTTCACGCACAGGCCGCCGTGCATGGCGCCGAGCAGCACGCGCAGCGTCTGCAGCCCGTTGGGCATGACCACCGACACCGTGTCGCTCGGCCGCGCGCCATGCGCGCGCAGCACCGCCGCCACCGTGCGGCAGCCGCGCGCGAGCTCGCCGAAGCCGATGCTTCTGCGTCCGCTCTCGGTGGACAACGCATACACCGCCTGCGGCTGCGCCGCCGCCTGCAGCTCGATCAGTTCATGAACGGTGGAGGCCGCCACGTTCAGCCCGCACCGTACTCGGCGAAGAAGGCGCCGAAGATGTCGTCCTCGCTCGGCACCCGTTCCGGAATCGGCCGCGACACGCGCGTGATGTTCAGGTAGTGCCGCAAGGTCATGTTGTCGGAGAAGTTGTTCTTGCCCCAGGTGCCGCAGCCCATCGACAGCGAGAACGGCAGGCCGTTGTCGAAGCTGCCGCCGGTGGCGATGCAGTGCGCCTGGTCGACGATCACGCGCGACACCGGCAGCGTGAGGCCGAGCGTCAATGCACGCTCGGGCACCGTGCTGTGCAGGCCGACCGAATGGCCTGCGCCTTCGTAGGCGTAGATGCGTGCGACCGTGGCGGCGGCTTCGTCGAAATTGCGTGCGGAATAGATCGCCAGCACCGGGCTCAGTTTCTCGCCCGAGAACGGATGCTCGTGGCCCACGCCGTCCTCGGCCACCATGAGGATGCGCGGATCCCTCGCCGCAATGGCCAGCCAGCCCTCGCGGTTGGCGCCGTCGAGGGCGGCCGCGCGCTCGGCGATCACGCGCGCCGACTGGCCGATGACGGCGGCCGAGAGCTTGCCATCGGGCCACATCAGCGACTGCAGCGTGGCCTTCTGCGCGGCCGCGAGCATGAATGCGCCGCGGTCCTTCAGCGCCGAGAGCATCCGGGCGCGCACCGCGTCCACGATCACCAGGCTGTTCTCCGACGAGCAGCTGGTCGCGTTGTCGAAGGTCTTGGACAGCAGGATGCGATCGGCCGCCGCGTTCACGTCGGCCGTTTCGTCGACGATGCCCGCCACGTTGCCCGCCCCCACGCCGAAGGCCGGCGTGCCGCTGGCGTAGGCCGCGCGCACGTTGGCCTGCGAGCCGGTCGCCACCACCAGGTCGCACAGGCGCATCAGCTCGGCCGTCGACTGCTTGTTGACCGGTGACGGCAGCAGCTGCACCAGGTCGCGCGGCGCGCCGATGCGGTCGAACTGCGCGTGGATGAATTCGATCAGCCGCGCCGCCGTCGACCAGCCCTTGGGCGAGGGCGCGACAATGACCGCGTTGCGCCCCTTGAGCGCGTTGATGATCTTGTTGGCCGGCGTGGCGCCCGGGTTGGTGGACGGCGTGACCGCGCACACCACGCCCACGGGCCGCGCGATCTCGACGATGCCGCGCGCCGGGTCTTCGGAGATCACGCCCACCGAGCGCGCGCCGCGCAGGTCGCGCAGCAGGCCGAAGGTCTTGCGGTGGTTCTTGCGCACCTTGTCTTCGACGTTGCCCACGCCCGTGTCGGCCACCGCCAGCTCGGCCAGTTCGCGGTTGCGCGCCGGCTCGATGATGGCCCAGCCCGCGGCGACCACGGCGGTGTCGACCTGCGCCTGCGACCAGGTTTCGTAGATGCGCTGTGCGGCGCGCGCGCGCGCCACCAGCTCGGCGATGGGGGAGGAGGGGGAATGGTTTTCCATGTGCATGCCTGTTTGCAGTCAGTCCACTTTGATGCTGGCCTCTTTCGCAAGCTTCTGCCAGCGCACGAGTTCCGTGGCCACCACCTTGCCCAATTGCTCCGGCGTGCCGCCGACGCCTTCGCTGCCCTGCGCCAGCAGCTTGTCGCGGATCTCCGGTTCCTTGACCACCGTGTTGATCACGCGGTTGAGCTTGTCGATGGTGGGCTGCGGCGTCTTCGCGGGCACGAACACCGCGTACCAGGAGTCGACGTCGAAATCGGCAATGCCCGCTTCCTGCATCGTGGGCACGTCGGGAAAGGCGGCGCTGCGCCGGGTGGTCGACACCGCCAGCGCCTTGAGCTTGCCGGCCTTCACGAACTGCGCGGCCGCGGGAATCGACACCCACAGCAGCGGCACCTGCCCGCCCATCACGTCGGTCACGGCCGGGCCGCCGCCGCGGTAGGGGATGTGCGTCATCTGGGTGCCGGTGCGCAGCTTCAGCAGCTCGCCCGCCAGGTGCCCGGGAGAGCCGTTGCCCACCGAGGCGAAGGACAACGATCCCGGCTTGGCCTTGGCGAGCGCCACCAGTTCAGCCACCGTGTTGGGCGCGAACTGCGTGTTGGCCACCAGGATCTGCGGCAGCGAGGCCACCAGCCCCACGGGCGCGAAGTCTTTCGCGGTGTCGAACGAGAGCTTGGCGTAGATCGCCGGGTTGATGGTGTGCGAAGACAGCGTGAACAGCACCGTGTAGCCGTCGGGTGCGGCCTTGGCCGCGATCTCGGTGCCGATGGAGCCGGCCGCGCCGCCGCGGTTGTCGATGAGCACCTGCTGGCCGAGCAGCGCCGAGAAGCGCTCCTGCACGATCCGCGCGATCACGTCGGTGCCGCCGCCGGGCGGGTACGGAACGATGAGCCTGATCGGCTTGTTCGGGTAGTCGGTGCCGTTTTGCGCCTGCGCAGCAAAAGGCGCGGCCAGGGTGGCGACCGCCAGCAGCGCGGCGCGCAGCCAGGGGGCGGGGAACAACAGCTTCATTCGAGTCTCCTTCTCCTTGTGGTGGATGCCGGCAGCGGCGCCGAGGCCGGCACCGGGCTTGCCCGGTAGCCCAGCGTGACGCTCGCGTCGCGCGCGCAGGCCAACAGGCGGTCGGCCAGTCCGCGCGCCTGCGTCCGCGCGAAGCGGATCGAGGGCACGCTCATGCCGACGGCCGCGACCGCCTCGCCGCGCGCGTTGAACACCGGCACGCCGAGACCGCAGACGCCCAGGCGCCATTCCTCGCGGTTTTCCGCATAGCCGCGAACGCGCGTGCGTTCGAGTTCCGAGAGAAGTGCATCGAAGCTGGTGATGCTGTTCTTCGTGTGCGCCGTGAGCGTGCCGAGGCGCTCGTGCAGCGCGGAAAGATCCGGCGCGGCCGCGGCGAGCAGGGCCTTGCCCGAAGCCACGCAATACGCCGCCGCCCGCCCGCCGACGCGCGAATAGGCGGCCACGGGCAGGGGACTGTCGAACTTGTCGAGGTAGACGATCTCGGCGCCGTCGAGCACCGCAAGATGGATGGTCTCGCCGGTCTGCTGTGCCAGCGCGGCGAGGTGCGGCCGCAGCAGCGAGCCCATGTCGGTGGCCTCGGACACCAGCGCGCCCAGCTCGAACAGGCGCAGGCTCGGGCGGTAGGCGCTGGTGGCCGGGTCCTGCACGGCCCAGCCGCAATCGACCAGGGTCTGCAGCGTGCGGTGCGCATTGCTGCGCGCCATGCCGAAGGCCTGGGCCAGGTCGGTGACGCGGCAGTCGCGCTGTTGCCGCGTCATCCATTCGATGGCGGCAAGGCCTTTGGCGAGGGTGGAATCCATGAGGCTTTAGATGTTCCGAATATTGGAACGTTGTTCCTGGATATGAGACGCAATGTTTGGACTGATCGTCCGGTTTGTCAATCGGGGACTTGGATGTAGGTCTAAACGTTTCAGGTCTTGCTTTTTTTCAGGGCGCGTGCACAGGCCACCGGGTACTCCCCTCCGCGCGGGGGACATTCGCGGAGCAAGGTACCCCGTCGGCGGGAGCGCGCCCTGAACAGCAGCGCCCCGATAGACCACAGACAGTCAATCAGCGCCTGTGCCGCCCCGCCATCAAATCAATCACTTCGCGGAAGATCGTGTTACCGGTAGACGTTGCAAGGTCGAGCACATGGCTGCGGCTGTAGTACGGACTCAGGTCGAGGCCGACCCCAACACCCGCGATCTCGATGTCGCCGCGCTGCTCCTGCCGCGCCACCACGTCGCGCAGGTGATGGTCGAGGTAGTGCGCGTCGTTGGCCAGGTGCGTGGCGCTGTCCATCGGCGAACCGTCGGAAATCACCAGCAGCAGCTTGCGCGCCTCCGGCCGCTGGCGCAGGCGCGCGCAGGCCCAGTCGACCGCCTCGCCGTCGATGCCTTCGCGGAACAGGTCGGCCTTCAGCAGCGCGGCCATCGCCGGGCGCGCGCGGCGCCAGGGCGTGGCGGCGGCCTTGAAGACGATGTGGCAGCGCTCGTTGAGGCGGCCGGGGTGAGCGGGTTTGCCGGCGCGCACCCACTCGCGCTGCGCACGGCCGCCATTCCAGGCGCCGGTGGTGAAGCCCAGCACCTCGCTGGCCGCGCCGGCCTGCTCGAGCGCGCGTGCGAACACGTCGGCCATCATCGCGACCGATTCGGCATGCTCTTTCATCGAACCCGAGCAGTCGATCAGGAACGTCACGATGCAGTCGGCCGCCGGCTCCATGCGTTCGGTCCGGAACAGGCGGCGCTCGGTCGGCGAGGCCACGAGTTGCGCGAGCCGGCGGCCGTCGATCAGGCCTTCCTCTTGGCCGCCGTCCCAGCCGTCGCGCGTGGGGTCGGCCAGCAGCGCGCGCAGCTCGCGCGCCAGGCGGGCGATGTTCACGCCCTGCGCGGCGATGCGGCGGTCGAGCTTCTCGCGGTGGCCGGCGAGCACCTCCCTGCGCGCGAGCGCGGCGGCGTCGTGTTCGCGGTCGTAGGCGGCGGTGAAGACGCGGTAGGCGCCGCCCGCGTCGTCAAGCACGGCGCTGCGGCCCGATTCGGCGGTGGTGAAGCGCTCGATGATCTCCTGGTCCATGTCGGCGACGAGGCTGAAGACGCTGCGCTTGTCGTCCACATGCGGGTCGCGCGCGGCCTCGCTTTCGCCTCCGGCCTCGTGCAGCATCGCGGCCACGGTGCGCGCGATCGACAGCGCATGCACCGCATAGGCCGCCTGGTCGGCACGGTCGCGGCGTAGGCCGGCCAGCTGGTGGCCGATCAGCGGCGCGAGCGCGAAGCGCGTGGCTTCGAGCATGTCCTCGGTTTCTTCCACCACCTGCTGGCCGCTCACGCGGGCGCGGCAGATCTGCGCCACGGCATAGAGCAGCAGGCCGCGCGCGGTGTCGGTCAGCCCCGAATGGTGGAAGGCCAGCGACCACTGTTCATGGCGATGCCGAAGGTTGCGGCGCATGCCCGCCATGATGTCGGGCACCATCGCTTCGGCGCGGAACTGCTCGAACATTTCGAACAGCATGCGCTCGACCGGATCCCCGGGCCGCAGGCTTTCGTGCAGCGCGGCATCGGATGCCGTGAGCCGCAGCGCCAATCCGTCGGCCACGCCGCGAAACGAGGCGAAGTCGTCGATCTCGGGCGAGGGATGCAGGTGCGGTGCGAACCACGGCAGCGCCACGCGGCCGCGATGCAGGCGCCGGCCGCGAAAGTGCAGGTCGCGCTCGCCGCTGAGGGCGCGCACCACGCCCGCGCAGAGTTCGGCCACCTGTTCCTCCTGCCGCACGCGGCGCTGCATGGCGCTGGCAGATGCAGTGGCGGGGGCAGGCGCGTCGGTCATTCGCGCGGTCCCGACAGCTCGTGCGACTCCTTCAGTTCCTGGTCGAAGCAGCGCTGGAAGTATTCGGCCACCAGGGGCCGCTCCGCGTCGTCGCACTTGTTGACGAAGGACAGCCGAAACGCGAGTGCCGGGTCCTTGAAGATCTCGACGTTCTCGGCCCAGGTGATCACGGTGCGCGGCGACATCAGCGTCGAGAGGTCGCCGGCCGCGAAGCCCTTGCGCGTGAGATCGGCTACGGCCACCATCGATGCGACCAGCGTGCGGCCCGCGTCGCCCGCCAGCGACGGCACGCGCGCCTGCACGATCGCGATCTCTTCGCCGGCCGGCAGGTAGTTGAGCGAAGCGACGATGTTCCAGCGGTCGATCTGTGCATGGTTGAGCCGCTGCGCGCCGTGGTACAGGCCGTTGAGGTTGCCCAGCCCCACTGTGTTGGCGGTGGCGAACAGGCGGAAGAAGGGATGCGGGCGCAGCACCTTGTTCTGGTCCATCAGCGTGAACTTGCCGTCCCGCTCCAGGATGCGCTGGATCACGAACA
This genomic window from Variovorax paradoxus contains:
- a CDS encoding IclR family transcriptional regulator, which translates into the protein MDSTLAKGLAAIEWMTRQQRDCRVTDLAQAFGMARSNAHRTLQTLVDCGWAVQDPATSAYRPSLRLFELGALVSEATDMGSLLRPHLAALAQQTGETIHLAVLDGAEIVYLDKFDSPLPVAAYSRVGGRAAAYCVASGKALLAAAAPDLSALHERLGTLTAHTKNSITSFDALLSELERTRVRGYAENREEWRLGVCGLGVPVFNARGEAVAAVGMSVPSIRFARTQARGLADRLLACARDASVTLGYRASPVPASAPLPASTTRRRRLE
- a CDS encoding IclR family transcriptional regulator, with amino-acid sequence MPRSARSAAAVSSPSLSVPAAEEPASGSSAERSLRLLALLASEGRALTLAELAAQLGLPKGTAHRICTQLLATGFLARDVDERSFSVGPALRKLAFDTLNHGTVRGLRHQVLSELVRQVGETCNLTTLDGAQVLYLDRVEAQWPLRLTLDVGSHVPLHCTASGKLFLAQMPKKERDALIDRLPLARMTANTLVKPDALRAECDAIARRGYSRDCEEFIAGLVAVAVPVRDAAGQVRAALAVHAPTARMSMEEAVKRIDALKAAAARMSTLL
- a CDS encoding DUF2272 domain-containing protein, translated to MGTAASLWPGYAAHDMLPSSSFFPGPPARTLAAAAVLLLASAAAAAESACLDTAVRTPPPARALAMADAAQREHEAFGAQTMDAEGRLVEPGRSEAEDSRPTLAAPAPWQRVLGYWEAVAQPRTPLPSLVRFGALQPADRTLLQQALNQASASHLQGLGVGPDQGLDAAELRAMATAVNRVAAIDTPWSAAFVSWLAQQAGLGADEFVFSEAHADYAGAAWQAGAAEAAGLETRYAMRACDLAHTPPRVGDLACHARSAASELDSFEGIGGVLAARATGGEPLPMHCDVVVKVDDRGFDTIGGNVLQSVTRRRLDFAPGTRTLDPSYLPAGCDIGAAGCTDRHMSWQPWSLLLQWR
- a CDS encoding GMC family oxidoreductase translates to MRDEEFDYIVVGAGSAGCVLAGRLSEDPATRVLLLEAGPVDRSLWIHLPIGYGKTMWSPTYNWRFETDPDPNMNGRRIYWPRGKTLGGSSAINGLIYIRGQREDYDHWAALGNAGWGYDDVLPYFIRSEGNQRGASAFHGGDGPLKVSDIAAKHELIEAFIGGAQQIGVPRTDDFNGAAQEGAGYYQLTTHKGWRCSTAKAYLVPARNRPNLRIETEALANRLVFDGRRAVGVSYRQGGETKTARCRAEVLLSAGSIQSPQLLQLSGIGPRALLERMGIAPVHVLPGVGENLQDHLQIRLGYECSKPITTNDQLNSWFGQASMGLEWLARRTGPLAVGINQGGCFMRALKDDSGRPVAATPDIQFHVATLSADMAGGKVHPYSGFTMSVCQLRPESRGHVRIRSLDAAEPPEMQPNYLATELDRATTVAGVKAARAIAQSPAMQPYVKREVKPGPDAASDADLLEFCRNNGATIFHPTGTCRMGNDPLAVVDARLCVHGVAGLRVIDCSAMPTLVSGNTNAPAVMMAEKAVDMIREDVRAAAAATTTSETKT
- a CDS encoding tripartite tricarboxylate transporter substrate binding protein encodes the protein MKLLFPAPWLRAALLAVATLAAPFAAQAQNGTDYPNKPIRLIVPYPPGGGTDVIARIVQERFSALLGQQVLIDNRGGAAGSIGTEIAAKAAPDGYTVLFTLSSHTINPAIYAKLSFDTAKDFAPVGLVASLPQILVANTQFAPNTVAELVALAKAKPGSLSFASVGNGSPGHLAGELLKLRTGTQMTHIPYRGGGPAVTDVMGGQVPLLWVSIPAAAQFVKAGKLKALAVSTTRRSAAFPDVPTMQEAGIADFDVDSWYAVFVPAKTPQPTIDKLNRVINTVVKEPEIRDKLLAQGSEGVGGTPEQLGKVVATELVRWQKLAKEASIKVD
- a CDS encoding MFS transporter, which encodes MSASDEKAIRRVVVSALVGATIEWYDFFLYGVVAGIVFNKLYFPGSDPVVSTLLAYTTFAVGFVTRPLGGVIFGHFGDKIGRKSMLIITLMIMGVATFLIGLVPTYAQIGIAAPLLLLLLRVAQGIGLGGEWGGAVLMAYEYAPKGKRGFYASLPQIGLAIGLCMASGVVALLSWLLTDEQFLAWGWRIAFLISGVMVGVGMYIRLHVQETPEFAAVKARNAELRIPFMDMLRRYPGNVLKGMGARYIDGVFFNIFGVFSINYLTGTLKISRTDALLGVMAAAVVMIFFIPFFGRLSDRMGRGKVYMWGSLITAVSAFPGFWLMTHSGGSVLLVWLAIIIPFGILYASVYGPEAALFCDLFDAKVRYTGISFVYQFSGIFASGITPIIATALLKSGGGQPWQICLYVLFAGVVSAACAWMIGRSASPADAPVAVASR
- a CDS encoding AMP-binding protein, translated to MAASTVHELIELQAAAQPQAVYALSTESGRRSIGFGELARGCRTVAAVLRAHGARPSDTVSVVMPNGLQTLRVLLGAMHGGLCVNPVNLLSQPEQMRYVLAHSDCRVVCVAPEWEARVRAMLEGIGRPVEVLVASPDADALPGEAQAPPDEETPQPAAGDVALLMYTSGTTGMPKGVMLTQGNLTANAHAISAEHALQPTDRVLAVLPLYHINAFAVTMLAPLAHGGSLAMPPKFSAGRFWEQASGTGCSWINVVPTMISYLLEGEEPRPAQTASIRFCRSASAALPPEHHRAFEQKFGIGIVETMGLTETAAPSFSNPLDPALRKLGSVGRASGCEARVIDAALAEVPDGTTGELAIRGANVMRGYYKNDEATRASFTPDGWLRTGDLGHRDADGFFFVTGRIKELIIKGGENIAPREIDEALLRHPAVLEAAAVGVPDRHYGQEIGVCIVLREGCACTEDELRAFCADTLGRYKAPGHYRFVTDLPRGPSGKVQRLKLLPLFGA
- the sauS gene encoding acylating sulfoacetaldehyde dehydrogenase; translation: MENHSPSSPIAELVARARAAQRIYETWSQAQVDTAVVAAGWAIIEPARNRELAELAVADTGVGNVEDKVRKNHRKTFGLLRDLRGARSVGVISEDPARGIVEIARPVGVVCAVTPSTNPGATPANKIINALKGRNAVIVAPSPKGWSTAARLIEFIHAQFDRIGAPRDLVQLLPSPVNKQSTAELMRLCDLVVATGSQANVRAAYASGTPAFGVGAGNVAGIVDETADVNAAADRILLSKTFDNATSCSSENSLVIVDAVRARMLSALKDRGAFMLAAAQKATLQSLMWPDGKLSAAVIGQSARVIAERAAALDGANREGWLAIAARDPRILMVAEDGVGHEHPFSGEKLSPVLAIYSARNFDEAAATVARIYAYEGAGHSVGLHSTVPERALTLGLTLPVSRVIVDQAHCIATGGSFDNGLPFSLSMGCGTWGKNNFSDNMTLRHYLNITRVSRPIPERVPSEDDIFGAFFAEYGAG